One genomic segment of Deinococcus radiopugnans ATCC 19172 includes these proteins:
- a CDS encoding response regulator — protein sequence MITVGLVDDQPLVRAGFSMLINSQPDMQVLFQAGDGSQLAEQPAVDVMLMDIQMPVVDGITATGQVLRRDPHVKVIMLTTFDHRGFVTGAIEAGASGFLLKDAQPEELLAAIRIVHAGEAVLSPRATAHVLSALQGDGRSGQTNQAMLEVLTARERDILRLIALGLSNDEMARRELLSMATVKTHVRHILMKTDSRDRVHAVLYAYRAGLVTIQELLSQPQME from the coding sequence ATGATTACCGTTGGACTGGTGGACGACCAGCCACTCGTGCGGGCCGGGTTTTCCATGCTCATCAACTCGCAGCCGGACATGCAGGTTCTGTTTCAGGCGGGGGACGGCTCACAACTTGCCGAGCAACCAGCGGTTGATGTCATGCTCATGGATATCCAGATGCCTGTGGTTGACGGCATTACCGCGACAGGTCAGGTGTTGCGGCGCGACCCACACGTCAAGGTCATCATGCTGACGACCTTTGATCACCGGGGATTTGTGACCGGGGCCATCGAGGCGGGTGCCAGCGGTTTTCTCCTCAAGGACGCTCAACCTGAAGAACTGCTGGCTGCAATCAGGATCGTCCATGCTGGAGAAGCTGTCCTCTCGCCCCGCGCCACGGCCCATGTCCTTTCCGCACTGCAAGGTGACGGCAGGAGTGGGCAGACCAATCAGGCCATGTTGGAGGTGCTGACCGCCCGCGAACGCGACATTCTCAGGCTCATCGCCCTCGGACTGAGCAACGACGAGATGGCCCGCCGTGAGTTGCTCTCGATGGCTACCGTCAAAACGCATGTGCGCCACATCCTGATGAAGACGGATTCGCGGGACCGCGTTCATGCTGTGCTTTACGCCTACCGTGCCGGACTGGTGACCATTCAGGAACTGCTCAGTCAGCCGCAGATGGAGTAG